A window of Halovivax gelatinilyticus genomic DNA:
GTCGACCGTCTCGTCGTCGGCGTCGGCGGCGATCGCCCCGAGTTCAGCTGCCGCCCGAAAGAGCGCGCCGGTCTTCCGGCGGGCGAGGGCCATGTACTCCGCTTCGGTGCTCGGCATCGCCGTCAGTTCCGTCGCCTCGCCCTCGCCGAGTTCGACCATCGCCTCCGTGACCGTCTCCATCGCGGCCGGATCGGCGGCAAACAGCGCGAACGCCTCGCCCAGCAACCCGTCGCTCGTAACGATCGCGGGACCGTATCCGTGCGCTTGCCAGGCGCTTTCGGAACCGCGACGGACGGTCGACCGGTCGATGATGTCGTCGACGAGCAACGAGGCCGTGTGAACGAGTTCGATCCCGACGCCGTAATCGAGTGCGTCCGCCGGCTCGCCGCCGGCGATCTCGCAGGCGAGAATCGTCACCATCGGCCGCACTCGCTTCCCACCCGAGAGCACCGCATCGGCGACGCCCCCTCGGAGTTCGCTCGGTTCGATATCCGCGAGCACCGACTCGAGGCGGTCTTCGATCAGCGTCCGGCGGCGATCGAGCGATTCCATCGGCCGATCTAGTCGGACCACGA
This region includes:
- a CDS encoding polyprenyl synthetase family protein; the encoded protein is MESLDRRRTLIEDRLESVLADIEPSELRGGVADAVLSGGKRVRPMVTILACEIAGGEPADALDYGVGIELVHTASLLVDDIIDRSTVRRGSESAWQAHGYGPAIVTSDGLLGEAFALFAADPAAMETVTEAMVELGEGEATELTAMPSTEAEYMALARRKTGALFRAAAELGAIAADADDETVDALGEYAERVGIAFQIRDDVLDAVADPETLGKPTGIDETLDRPSLLQVTDLSPEAANERARAQSDLAIAALERVDSTSEHATRYLLDLAAFVVERER